In the Chelonoidis abingdonii isolate Lonesome George chromosome 13, CheloAbing_2.0, whole genome shotgun sequence genome, one interval contains:
- the LOC116819422 gene encoding uncharacterized protein LOC116819422 isoform X1 yields MTGAAGAEWRRFCCCRGQWRRQEPLLTMEQYVLLDPRQRALYRDVMQESYETLMALEFPISKPDLLSRLDRGDEPTALDLHMPRGGRAAVDGTASGKEEEKPQQASPEEPASEKADGAGKAPQSPEAGDKPPANSGESPNTCAECGKTFSHKSALAKHQKIHTGERPHECPDCGKTFIQRSDLTIHRRVHTGERPYACPDCGRRFSVSSSLLTHQRTHAPGGEKPNRCPQCGKSFADPNALTRHQKSHLGGKPYECGVCGKAFAWSSHLERHQRIHTGEKPFQCGECGRAFAWSSHLDRHMRTHAAAVEEEEAEEEAPPPPQRCADCGKRLNHQTDPQRFKHKGTQTQDGGGVGEGPSQVEESGPERPHRCEQCGKCFSQSSNLLKHQRVHTGERPYACPDCGRRFRWGSALAKHRRTHARERPAEDPEPARETGAAGKPYPCGACGKSFGWISHLERHRRIHTGEKPYRCGECGRAFAVSSHLERHRRIHTGERPYRCGDCGKSFAVSSTLLAHRRTHAAREGRPHQCPDCGKGFTAAAALERHRRLHRGEKPYQCSVCGKGFAWSSHYDRHRLTHTGEKPFPCAHCGKRFGRSSHRNRHQRAHAQVGAEKRHVCPDCGKAFSLSAALAAHQRLHAAGTNSPLSLLPPAWWEAERRTRTTTPPPEAWAQDPATHFQCPVPSSSPRAWASKSFSAPGAWRPGERESSAAAPPECWPQQPPSN; encoded by the exons ATGACTGGGGCGGCAGGTGCTGAGTGGAGGAGGTTTTGTTGTTGCAGAGGCCAGTGGAGGAGGCAGGAGCCGCTTCTCACCATGGAGCAATATGTGCTGCTGGACCCCCGGCAGAGGGCCCTGtacagggatgtcatgcaggagagCTACGAAACCCTGATGGCCCTCG AATTTCCAATTTCCAAGCCTGacctgctctcccggctggaccgAGGGGATGAGCCGACAGCCCTGGATCTCCACATGCCCAGAGGTGGCCGGGCAG CAGTGGATGGCACCGCCAgtgggaaagaagaggagaaaccCCAGCAAGCAAGCCCGGAGGAGCCAGCCTCGGAAAAAGCCGACGGCGCTGGGAAGGCTCCCCAAAGCCCTGAGGCGGGGGACAAGCCGCCGGCTAACAGCGGGGAGAGCCCCAACACCTGCGCTGAGTGCGGCAAGACCTTCAGTCACAAGTCGGCGCTGGCCAAGCACCAGAAGATCCACACAGGCGAGCGGCCCCACGAATGCCCCGACTGCGGCAAGACCTTCATCCAGCGTTCGGACCTGACCATCCACCGGCGGGTGCACACTGGGGAGCGCCCCTATGCTTGCCCCGACTGCGGGCGCCGCTTCAGCGTCAGCTcatccctgctgacccaccagCGCACCCATGCGCCGGGCGGCGAGAAGCCCAACCGCTGCCCACAGTGCGGCAAGAGCTTCGCCGACCCCAACGCTTTGACCCGGCACCAGAAGAGCCACCTGGGCGGCAAGCCGTACGAGTGTGGCGTCTGTGGCAAGGCCTTCGCCTGGAGCTCCCACCTGGAGCggcaccagcgcatccacacgggagagaagcCCTTTCAGTGCGGGGAGTGCGGCCGGGCCTTTGCCTGGAGCTCCCACCTGGACCGCCACATGCGCACCCACGCTGcggctgtggaggaggaggaggctgaggaGGAAGCCCCACCCCCGCCTCAGAGATGTGCTGACTGTGGTAAGCGCCTCAACCACCAGACAGACCCGCAGCGCTTCAAGCACAAGGGGACGCAGACCCAGGATGGCGGTGGTGTGggagaggggcccagccaggTCGAGGAGAGTGGCCCTGAGCGGCCCCACCGCTGCGAACAGTGCGGCAAATGCTTTAGTCAGAGCTCGAACCTGCTCAAACATCAGCGCGTGCACACGGGCGAGCGCCCCTACGCCTGCCCGGACTGCGGGCGCCGCTTCCGCTGGGGATCGGCCCTGGCCAAACACCGGCGCACCCATGCCCGGGAAAGGCCTGCTGAGGACCCAGAGCCGGCCCGTGAGACTGGCGCTGCCGGCAAGCCATACCCGTGTGGGGCCTGCGGGAAGAGCTTTGGCTGGATCTCGCACCTGGAGCGTCACCGGCGCatccacacgggagagaagcCCTACCGGTGTGGGGAGTGCGGACGGGCCTTTGCCGTCAGCTCCCACCTGGAGCGGCACCGGCGCATCCACACCGGTGAGCGGCCCTACCGCTGTGGCGACTGTGGCAAGAGCTTTGCCGTCAGCTCCACCCTGCTGGCTCACCGGCGCACTCATGCCGCCCGGGAAgggaggcctcaccagtgccctgACTGTGGCAAAGGTTTCaccgctgccgcagccctggagcgGCACCGCCGGCTGCACCGGGGTGAGAAGCCTTACCAGTGTAGCGTCTGCGGCAAAGGCTTTGCCTGGAGCTCACACTATGACCGGCACCGGCTCACTCACACTGGAGAAAAGCCCTTCCCCTGCGCCCACTGTGGCAAGCGCTTTGGCCGCAGCTCCCACCGCAACCGGCACCAGCGGGCCCACGCCCAGGTCGGCGCGGAGAAACGGCATGTCTGTCCCGACTGTGGCAAAGCCTTCAGCCTCAGCGCAGCCCTGGCGGCCCACCAGAGACTCCATGCCGCTGGCACCAACAGCCCACTCTCCCTGCTGCCGCCTGCCTGGTGGGAGGCCGAGAGGAGGACCAGGACAACCACGCCACCACCCGAGGCCtgggctcaggatcctgccacCCACTTCCAATGCCCTGTCCCCTCATCCTCCCCCCGGGCCTGGGCATCCAAGTCTTTCTCAGCTCCTGGTGCATGGAGACCAGGGGAAAGGGAGTCCAGTGCTGCTGCCCCTCCAGAGTGCTGGCCCCAGCAACCTCCCAGCAACTAA
- the LOC116819422 gene encoding uncharacterized protein LOC116819422 isoform X2, with translation MTGAAGAEWRRFCCCRGQWRRQEPLLTMEQYVLLDPRQRALYRDVMQESYETLMALEFPISKPDLLSRLDRGDEPTALDLHMPRGGRAVDGTASGKEEEKPQQASPEEPASEKADGAGKAPQSPEAGDKPPANSGESPNTCAECGKTFSHKSALAKHQKIHTGERPHECPDCGKTFIQRSDLTIHRRVHTGERPYACPDCGRRFSVSSSLLTHQRTHAPGGEKPNRCPQCGKSFADPNALTRHQKSHLGGKPYECGVCGKAFAWSSHLERHQRIHTGEKPFQCGECGRAFAWSSHLDRHMRTHAAAVEEEEAEEEAPPPPQRCADCGKRLNHQTDPQRFKHKGTQTQDGGGVGEGPSQVEESGPERPHRCEQCGKCFSQSSNLLKHQRVHTGERPYACPDCGRRFRWGSALAKHRRTHARERPAEDPEPARETGAAGKPYPCGACGKSFGWISHLERHRRIHTGEKPYRCGECGRAFAVSSHLERHRRIHTGERPYRCGDCGKSFAVSSTLLAHRRTHAAREGRPHQCPDCGKGFTAAAALERHRRLHRGEKPYQCSVCGKGFAWSSHYDRHRLTHTGEKPFPCAHCGKRFGRSSHRNRHQRAHAQVGAEKRHVCPDCGKAFSLSAALAAHQRLHAAGTNSPLSLLPPAWWEAERRTRTTTPPPEAWAQDPATHFQCPVPSSSPRAWASKSFSAPGAWRPGERESSAAAPPECWPQQPPSN, from the exons ATGACTGGGGCGGCAGGTGCTGAGTGGAGGAGGTTTTGTTGTTGCAGAGGCCAGTGGAGGAGGCAGGAGCCGCTTCTCACCATGGAGCAATATGTGCTGCTGGACCCCCGGCAGAGGGCCCTGtacagggatgtcatgcaggagagCTACGAAACCCTGATGGCCCTCG AATTTCCAATTTCCAAGCCTGacctgctctcccggctggaccgAGGGGATGAGCCGACAGCCCTGGATCTCCACATGCCCAGAGGTGGCCGGGCAG TGGATGGCACCGCCAgtgggaaagaagaggagaaaccCCAGCAAGCAAGCCCGGAGGAGCCAGCCTCGGAAAAAGCCGACGGCGCTGGGAAGGCTCCCCAAAGCCCTGAGGCGGGGGACAAGCCGCCGGCTAACAGCGGGGAGAGCCCCAACACCTGCGCTGAGTGCGGCAAGACCTTCAGTCACAAGTCGGCGCTGGCCAAGCACCAGAAGATCCACACAGGCGAGCGGCCCCACGAATGCCCCGACTGCGGCAAGACCTTCATCCAGCGTTCGGACCTGACCATCCACCGGCGGGTGCACACTGGGGAGCGCCCCTATGCTTGCCCCGACTGCGGGCGCCGCTTCAGCGTCAGCTcatccctgctgacccaccagCGCACCCATGCGCCGGGCGGCGAGAAGCCCAACCGCTGCCCACAGTGCGGCAAGAGCTTCGCCGACCCCAACGCTTTGACCCGGCACCAGAAGAGCCACCTGGGCGGCAAGCCGTACGAGTGTGGCGTCTGTGGCAAGGCCTTCGCCTGGAGCTCCCACCTGGAGCggcaccagcgcatccacacgggagagaagcCCTTTCAGTGCGGGGAGTGCGGCCGGGCCTTTGCCTGGAGCTCCCACCTGGACCGCCACATGCGCACCCACGCTGcggctgtggaggaggaggaggctgaggaGGAAGCCCCACCCCCGCCTCAGAGATGTGCTGACTGTGGTAAGCGCCTCAACCACCAGACAGACCCGCAGCGCTTCAAGCACAAGGGGACGCAGACCCAGGATGGCGGTGGTGTGggagaggggcccagccaggTCGAGGAGAGTGGCCCTGAGCGGCCCCACCGCTGCGAACAGTGCGGCAAATGCTTTAGTCAGAGCTCGAACCTGCTCAAACATCAGCGCGTGCACACGGGCGAGCGCCCCTACGCCTGCCCGGACTGCGGGCGCCGCTTCCGCTGGGGATCGGCCCTGGCCAAACACCGGCGCACCCATGCCCGGGAAAGGCCTGCTGAGGACCCAGAGCCGGCCCGTGAGACTGGCGCTGCCGGCAAGCCATACCCGTGTGGGGCCTGCGGGAAGAGCTTTGGCTGGATCTCGCACCTGGAGCGTCACCGGCGCatccacacgggagagaagcCCTACCGGTGTGGGGAGTGCGGACGGGCCTTTGCCGTCAGCTCCCACCTGGAGCGGCACCGGCGCATCCACACCGGTGAGCGGCCCTACCGCTGTGGCGACTGTGGCAAGAGCTTTGCCGTCAGCTCCACCCTGCTGGCTCACCGGCGCACTCATGCCGCCCGGGAAgggaggcctcaccagtgccctgACTGTGGCAAAGGTTTCaccgctgccgcagccctggagcgGCACCGCCGGCTGCACCGGGGTGAGAAGCCTTACCAGTGTAGCGTCTGCGGCAAAGGCTTTGCCTGGAGCTCACACTATGACCGGCACCGGCTCACTCACACTGGAGAAAAGCCCTTCCCCTGCGCCCACTGTGGCAAGCGCTTTGGCCGCAGCTCCCACCGCAACCGGCACCAGCGGGCCCACGCCCAGGTCGGCGCGGAGAAACGGCATGTCTGTCCCGACTGTGGCAAAGCCTTCAGCCTCAGCGCAGCCCTGGCGGCCCACCAGAGACTCCATGCCGCTGGCACCAACAGCCCACTCTCCCTGCTGCCGCCTGCCTGGTGGGAGGCCGAGAGGAGGACCAGGACAACCACGCCACCACCCGAGGCCtgggctcaggatcctgccacCCACTTCCAATGCCCTGTCCCCTCATCCTCCCCCCGGGCCTGGGCATCCAAGTCTTTCTCAGCTCCTGGTGCATGGAGACCAGGGGAAAGGGAGTCCAGTGCTGCTGCCCCTCCAGAGTGCTGGCCCCAGCAACCTCCCAGCAACTAA